One Homo sapiens chromosome 3, GRCh38.p14 Primary Assembly genomic window carries:
- the OTOL1 gene encoding otolin-1 precursor, translating to MWMFSWLCAILIILAIAGMNTIAKTTPHTKFTKKSEEREMPKGLKPSSGPPPEEEETLFTEMAEMAEPITKPSALDSVFGTATLSPFENFTLDPADFFLNCCDCCSPVPGQKGEPGETGQPGPKGEAGNLGIPGPPGVVGPQGPRGYKGEKGLKGERGDQGVPGYPGKPGAQGEPGPKGDKGNIGLGGVKGQKGSKGDTCGNCTKGEKGDQGAMGSPGLHGGPGAKGEKGEMGEKGEMGDKGCCGDSGERGGKGQKGEGGMKGEKGSKGDSGMEGKSGRNGLPGAKGDPGIKGEKGELGPPGLLGPTGPKGDIGNKGVRGPTGKKGSRGFKGSKGELARVPRSAFSAGLSKPFPPPNIPIKFEKILYNDQGNYSPVTGKFNCSIPGTYVFSYHITVRGRPARISLVAQNKKQFKSRETLYGQEIDQASLLVILKLSAGDQVWLEVSKDWNGVYVSAEDDSIFTGFLLYPEETSGISP from the exons ATGTGGATGTTTTCTTGGCTTTgtgctattttaattattttggctattgctGGTATgaacacaatagcaaagaccacACCACATACCAAATTTACGAAGAAATCTGAGGAAAGAGAGATGCCAAAGGGTCTAAAGCCATCCAGTGGCCCACctccagaagaagaagaaaccctCTTCACAGAAATGGCTGAAATGGCAGAACCAATTACCAAACCCTCGGCCTTGGATTCTGTCTTTGGCACTGCCACTCTCTCTCCCTTTGAAAACTTCACTCTTGACCCAGCTGATTTCTTTTTGAATTGTTGTGATTGTTGTTCACCTGTACCCGGGCAGAAAGGAGAACCTGGAGAGACTGGACAGCCAG GTCCTAAAGGAGAGGCTGGAAATTTGGGGATCCCAGGGCCACCAGGAGTTGTTGGGCCCCAAGGCCCTAGAGGCTACAAAGGAGAGAAAG GACTCAAAGGAGAACGTGGGGACCAAGGAGTTCCAGGATACCCAGGAAAACCGGGAGCACAAG GTGAACCTGGCCCTAAGGGAGATAAAGGAAACATTGGTTTGGGAGGAGTGAAAGGACAAAAAGGCTCCAAGGGAGACACATGTGGGAATTGtaccaaaggagaaaaaggagaccAAGGGGCTATGGGCTCACCTGGCCTGCACGGAGGGCCTGGCGCcaagggagagaagggggagatgGGGGAGAAGGGGGAGATGGGGGATAAGGGCTGCTGTGGAGattctggggagaggggaggaaaaggaCAGAAAGGTGAGGGGGGTATGAAAGGGGAAAAAGGTAGCAAAGGAGACAGTGGAATGGAAGGCAAAAGCGGCCGTAATGGTCTGCCTGGGGCCAAAGGTGATCCAgggattaaaggagaaaaaggagagttAGGTCCTCCTGGTCTCCTGGGACCTACTGGGCCGAAGGGTGACATTGGCAACAAAGGGGTCCGAGGCCCCACTGGGAAGAAGGGCTCTCGGGGCTTTAAAGGCTCCAAGGGTGAGTTGGCTAGAGTGCCCCGGTCGGCTTTCAGCGCTGGTTTGTCAAAGCCATTTCCTCCTCCTAACATCCCCATCAAATTTGAAAAGATTCTCTATAATGACCAAGGGAATTACAGTCCTGTCACTGGGAAGTTTAACTGCTCTATTCCTGGGACATATGTTTTTTCCTACCATATTACGGTGAGGGGGCGACCTGCTCGAATCAGTCTGGTGGCCCAGAATAAGAAGCAGTTCAAGTCCAGAGAAACTCTCTATGGTCAGGAAATAGACCAGGCCTCTCTCCTCGTCATCTTGAAATTAAGTGCAGGAGACCAAGTCTGGCTTGAGGTGTCAAAAGATTGGAATGGGGTGTATGTCAGTGCTGAGGATGACAGCATTTTTACTGGGTTCCTTTTGTACCCAGAGGAAACTTCTGGAATTTCACCATAA